Part of the Streptomyces sp. HSG2 genome, CTGCTCGTCGCCTACGCCATCGATCGGGCCGTGCCGGCCCTGCGCGAAGGCCACCAGGGGCCGTTGACCGCGGTGGCCGTCGGATACCTGCTCTGCGCGCTGGCGGGCGGCGCGCTGCAGTACGCGTTCGTCACGATCTCCGCCCGGGTCAACCAGGACGCGCTCCTGGATCTGCGGGGTCGCATCTTCCGGCACGCCCAGGCGCTCAGCGTGGACTTCCACGAGCGCTACACCTCCGGTCGGCTGATCTCCCGTTCGACCACGGACGTGGAGTCGCTGCGCGAACTCCTCGACGACGGGCTCCAGGAACTCGTCACGGTGGTGCTGTCGGTCCTCTACATCGCGGCCCTGCTGCTCTGGTTGGATCTCGGGCTCGGGGCGATCGCGGTGGCCTCCTTCGTCCCCCTGTACGCACACGTGCGCGGCTACCAGCGGCGCGCGCGACGGGTGTACCGCGAGCGTTCCACGGCGATGGCCGCGGTGATCGTCAAGTTCGTGGAGACCATGAACGGCATCCGGCCCGTTCGCGTCTTCCGTCGGGAGACCGCCAACGACGCGGAGTTCGACGGGCTCAACCGACGGCACGAGCGGACCAACGGCGACGCCCTTCTGGAGATGGCCCGCTACGTGGTCGGGTCCCGGCTTCTCGCCAACACGACGGTGGCCGCGGTCGTGCTGTGGGGCGCGTATCGGGTGGCGGACGACACTCTCGCCCTCGGCGTGCTGGCCGCCTCGGTGCTCTACCTGCGCCGGCTCTACGACCCGATCGACCGACTCGGCATGTTCCTGAACTCGGCGCAATCGGCCGGAGCCTCCCTGGAGAAGATCGCCGGCCTGCTCGCCCAGGCTCCGTCGCTGCCGGAACCACAGGCTCCGGTGTCCCTGCCCGCCCGAGCGTCGGAGCGCCCCGGGCGCTCCGCGAAGTTCGAGTCGGTGAGCTTCGGCTACCGGACGGGCGGAGAGATCCTGCCACCCTTCGACCTGGCCATCCCGGCCGGGCAGACCGTCGCCGTGGTCGGCTCGACGGGAGCCGGGAAATCGACCCTGGCCAAGCTTCTGGCCAGGTTCCACGACCCGTCACGGGGGCGGGTGTCGCTGGACGGCGTGGACCTGCGCGAGTTGTCCGTGTCGGAGCTGCGGCGCGGAGTGGTGATGGTGACGCAGGAGGCGTTCCTGTTCTCCGGGACGGTCGCCGACAACATCGCGATCGGCAGGCCGGACGCGACCCGCGAAGAGATCGAGCGCGCCGCCAAGGACATCGGCGCCCACGACTTCATCCAGGCGCTCCCGGACGGGTACGACACGGACGTGCGCAAGCGGGGAGGGCGGATCTCGGCAGGCCAACGGCAGTTGGTGGCGTTCGCCCGAGCACTGCTGGCCGATCCCGCCGTGCTGATCCTGGACGAGGCCACCAGTTCCCTGGACATCCCCGGGGAGAGAGCGGTCCAGCGGGCCATGACGACGGTACTGGCGGGCCGCACCGCGATGGTCGTCGCGCACCGCCTGTCCACGGTCGAGATCGCCGACCGCGTCCTGGTGATGGAGGGGGGACGGATCGTGGAGGACGGTCGCCCCGAGGAACTGATCGCGGGGACGGGCAGGTTCGCCGACCTGCACAGGGCGTGGCGGGACAGCCTCGTCTGAGCGGGTCGACTCCGTCGACACGAAACATCCGGATCCGGCCACATCGACACAGGAGTCCGATGACGACACCGTCGCGCGCGTCTCCGCTGCCGAGGCGGTCCTCCTTCGCAGGGGAACGCCTCACCGACGCATGACAGGGCCCGTCGTGGACAGCGGGGCGACGGGACGGACACCGCGACCGGTCCCTTGAACCGACGCGGCCGGCGCTCACGGCACCCGGATTCCGGCGTCTCCTCAGGGCCCCTGCCAACGATCAAGGTAGTCTGCATCGACCATGGAGGACGACGCGTGATCGACACACAGGCGGATCCTGGCATCCCCGATCGGCGGAGCGGGCCGCGCTACCTGGGGTGGTTGGTACGCGAGCAACTCGGGCGCTCGCTGGTGGGGGCGCTGATCTCCAGTGTGTGGACGGCGCTGCTGGCGGTGGCGCCCTACCTGATGTCCCGCGCGATCGACGACGGTCTCGTCACCGGTGACCTCGGGGCGCTCTCCCTCTGGGTGGGGGCGTTGCTGGCCGCCGGCCTGGCCGGCGCCGGGCTGGGTGTGATGCGGCACCGCATCATGACCCGGGTCCGCATGGACGCCAACTTCCGCACGGTGAAGGTGGTCGTCGGGCACGCCGTCCGCCTCGGCGCCGCACTGCGGCGGCGGGTGAGCGCCGGGGAGGTCGTCACCATCGGCGTGGGCGACGTGGCCACGATCGGCGCCTCGCTGACGGTGGTGGGCCCGGGCACCGGTGCCGTCGTCGCGTATCTGGTCGTGGCGGCCCTGCTCATTCCCCTCTCGGGACAGCTGGCCGCGCTGGTGCTGCTCGGACTTCCCCTGATCGGCCTGGTCGTTGGCCCCCTGCTGGGCAGACTGCTCGGTTCGGAGACGGAGTACCGAGAGCGGCAGAGCAAGCTGACCGCCCGGATCGGGGACATCGCGGCCGGATTGCGGGTACTCAACGGCCTGGGAGGCAAGGGCATCGTGGCCGACGCCTTCCGCCGGGACTCGGGCCGCCTCCGGGAGCAGGGCTACCGGGTCGGTTCGACGACCAGCTGGGTGCAGGCGCTCGGTGTCGGGGCACCGGCGCTGTTCGTGGCGGTCGTCAGCTGGCTGGCCGCCCGTCAGGCGGCCGGCGGGGCCATCACCGTGGGGGAACTTGTCGCCGTGTACGGGTACGTGGCCGTCCTGGTGGGTCCGGTGTCCTTCCTGATCGAGACCGGGTACATGCTCAGTCGGGGGCTGGTCGCGGCACGTCGGGTCGTCGCCTTCCTCGGAATCGAACCCGAACCCGACCGAGGACGGCTGGACGCCCCGACCGGGCCGGCCGAGCTGCACGACCCCACCTCCGGCGTGCGGATACCTCCGGGCCGGTTCACGGCGCTCGCCGGATCACGTTCCGCGGACGCCGTCGCCGTGGTGGACCGGCTGGGACGCTACGCCCCTTCGGAGGCGACCTGGGGCGGGGTCCGCCTGGACGAGGTTCCGCTCGCGCGTGTCCGGGAGCGTGTGCTGGTCGCCGACGCCGACGCCGACATCTTCGCCGGCACCTTCCACGAGGTCCTCGACAGCGCCTTCGCCGGCATCGGCCGCCAGGACGCGCCCCCCTGGGACGCGGGCGTTCGCCCGGTCGCGGGGAAGCACGAGGGCGCGGAGAACCCGGTGGACGTGCCGGCCGGGGCCCAGGACGCCGTCAAACCCGGGACGCCACCGGCTTCCCATCGGACACGGGCCGTCCACGCAGCGGCGGCCGACGACATCGTGCGCGGTCTCCCGGACGGGCCGGACTCCGCCGTGGACGCGGGGGGAGGAAACCTCTCGGGCGGTCAACGACAGCGGCTGCGCCTGGCGCGAGCCCTGGCGGCGGACCCGGAGGTCCTGCTGGCGGTCGAGCCCACGTCGGCACTCGACGCCCACACCGAGGCCACGGTGGCCAGGCGGCTGCGGGAGATCCGCACGGGGCGGACGACCGTGGTCACCACCACCTCTCCGCTGGTACTCGATCGAGCGGATTCGGTGCACTACCTGGTCGACGGCAGGGTCGCGGCCACTGGCACCCACCGGGAGCTGCTGACGACCGAGCCCGGATATCGCGCGCTGATCGAACGGGAAGGGACCGACAGGACCGAGGAGGGCGTGTCTTGACGACGGATCGACTGCCGGTGGCGGGGCCGAGCCAGGTGCGGCGAGCCGCCGCCGGGCTGGTGCGGGCGGAGCGGGGCCCTTTCGCCGGGCTGCTGACGTGGAGCGCGCTCGCCGCGGCGGCGGGTCTGGCGGGGCCCTGGCTGCTGGGCCGAATCGTGGACGAGGTGCGCGCCGGGGGTGGCGTCGACACCGTCGACCGTTTGGCGTCGGCGATCCTGGTGTGCACGGTGGCACAGACGCTGCTCGTCCGTCGCGCGCGGTGGGTGGCGCACCGCTTCGGCGAGCGGACGCTGGCCCGGGTGCGGGAGCGCTTCGTCGACCGGGCCCTCGCGCTGCCCGCCTCGGTGGTGGAGCGCTGCGGTACGGGGGATCTGACGGCACGGGGCACGGGGGACGTCGCCGCCGTCGCCGTCACGCTGCGCGACGCGGGGCCGGACCTGCTGGTCAACGGGGTGCAGTTGCTGTTCCTCGTGGGTGCCGTGCTGCTTGTGGACCCGATGCTCGGCCTCGTCGGCCTGCTGGTGTTGGCGCCGGTGTGGGTGGCGTTGCGTTGGTACCTGCGCCGGGCACGGGACGGCTACCTCGCCGAGGGCGCGGCGGGATCGGACGTGGCGGAGGCATTGGCGTCGACGGTGGCGGGCGCGCGGACGGTGGAGGCGTTCGGTCTGCGGGAGCGGCGGGTCGCGGTGAGTCGCGGGGCGTTGGAGACCGCCCGCCGCGCCCGCCTCCACACCCTGTATCTGCGTACGGTGTTCTTTCTGGCCATCGGGGTCTGCGAGGTGATGCCGGTCGGGGGCGTGCTGGTGGTCGGCGGGTTGCTCCAAGGGCGCGGCGGGCCGTCCCTGGGCGCGGTGGTGGCGGCGGCGCTGTACTTCCAGCAGTTGAGGACCCCGCTGGGGGAGATCCTGGTTCGGGTCGAGGAGATCCAGTCCGGTTCGGCCGCGTTCGCCAGGGTGGAGGGACTGGCGGGGACGCCACGCGCGGAGACGGACCGCCCCGACGCCGTCCCCACGCACGACCGGTTCGACGTGACCGGCGCGCGCTACGCCTACGAGCGGGGCGGCGAGGTGCTCCGGGGGGTCGATCTCACGGTGCGGCCTGGCGAGCGCCTGGCGGTGGTGGGGCCGTCCGGTGCCGGCAAGACCACGCTGAGCAGACTGCTCGCGGGGGTGGACGCCCCCACCGCGGGCTCGGTGACGGTGGGCGGTGTGCCCGTGGCGGATCTGTCGCCGGAGCGGCTGCGGCGCCAGGTCGTGCTCGTCACCCAGGAGCACCACGTATTCCTCGGGACGGTTCGGGACAATCTGCTGATCGCCGATCCTTCGGCGACCGACGAGCGGCTCTGGGCGGCCTTGGCCGCGGTGGGCGCCGACTCCTGGGTGCGGTCGCTGCCCGGCGGTCTCGACGCCGAGCCGAGCCGGGGGGCCGAGGGACCGGACGGCTCCATGGCCCAGCAACTGGCCTTGGCCCGGGTGGTGCTGGCGGATCCGCACACGGTCGTCCTCGACGAGGCGACCGCGCTGCTGGACCCGGCGACGGCCCGGAACACCGAGCGGGCCCTCGCGGCCGTGCTGAAGGGACGCACGGTGATAGCGGTCGCCCACCGGCTGCACACGGCGCACGAGGCGGACCGGGTGGCGGTCATGACGGAGGGGCGGCTGGCGGAGCTGGGTTCGCACGAGGAGCTGGTCGCGGCCGACGGGGCGTACGCCGCGCTGTGGCGTTCCTGGCACGGGGAGCCTCCTGTCACCGCAGGCCACCACAGGTCCGTATAGCGGACGTGAACTCCTGGACAACGGACTCTTTCCGGCCAACATGATGACGCGCCCCTGACAATCGCAGCCCTTCTTTGCCACGCTTCCCTTGGCCGCTTCACCGCCACCCCACCGTGACACGCCGTGCCGCGGCCCCGCTCCCGTTCGTGTTCTGCGTAACGCCCCGTACCGCCCGCGGCCATCCGCCGCAGGCCTCCCCGGTCGCGCACCCCGCGACCACGCAGAAGGAGTCAGCGTTGAGCAGCAGTTCTCCCCACAGACGCACCCCCCACACTCCGGGACGTCGTTCTCGCCGCCCCCGCACCGCGGCCGTCGCCCTGGCCGGCGTCGCCGCCCTGATCGCGGCGGCCGTGCAGACCGGCACGGCGACCGCGGCCCCCTCGGCCGCCCCCGTCCCCGGCGCGGCGCCCGCCGACCTCACCCCGGCGGAGCGCACCGAACTCGTCCGCGAGGCGGACGCCGCCACCGCGGACACCGCCGAGGACCTCGGCCTGGCGGCCGAGGAGCGGCTCGTCGTCCGTGACGTGACCAAGGACCGAGACGGCACGCTGCACACCCGCTACGAGCGCACCGTCAGCGGGCTGCCTGTACTCGGCGGCGATCTCGTCGTCGCCACCTCCGCCGATGGTCGGACGGAGAGCGTCGTCAAGGCCAGTCCCAACCCGGTGCGCCCGGCCACCACCACCCCGAAGATCACCGCGGCCAAGGCCGAGCGACAGGCCGTGTCCGCCGCCGAGGACGCGGGTGCGGAGCAGGCCGCGCCCGAGGGCTCGCCGCGCAAGGTCGTCTGGGCGGCCGAGGGCGAGGCGATCCTGGCCTACGAGACGGTCGTCGGCGGGTTCCAGGAGGACGGCACGCCGAACGAGCTGCACGTCGTCACCGACGCCGCGAGCGGCGAGAAGCTGTACGAGTACCAGGCGGTGCACAACGGCACCGGCCACACCGTCTACAGCGGCACCGTCGACCTGACGTCCACCCGATCCGGCTCGACGTACACGCTGACCGACGGCGATCGGGGCGACCACCGGACGTACAACCTCAACCGGGGCACCTCGGGGACCGGCACGCTGTTCTCCGGCAGCGACGACGTCTGGGGCGACGGCACCACCTCCAACCTGGAGTCCGCGGGCGCCGACGCCCACTACGGCGCCGCGTTGACCTGGGACTACTACAAGGACGTACACGGCCGCGACGGCATCCGCGGCGACGGGGTGGGCGCCTACTCCCGCGTCCACTACGGCAACGCCTACGTCAACGCGTTCTGGTCCGACAGCTGCTTCTGCATGACCTACGGAGACGGGCGCGGCAACGCCAACCCCCTCACCTCGATCGACGTGGCCGCGCACGAGATGACGCACGG contains:
- a CDS encoding ABC transporter ATP-binding protein, which translates into the protein MSTAAPVEPPRPDPPAKPPGDPFDQDLLPSPPGATAALLRSLLAPLRVRVAAAAVLLLLQQAAVQAGPLLVAYAIDRAVPALREGHQGPLTAVAVGYLLCALAGGALQYAFVTISARVNQDALLDLRGRIFRHAQALSVDFHERYTSGRLISRSTTDVESLRELLDDGLQELVTVVLSVLYIAALLLWLDLGLGAIAVASFVPLYAHVRGYQRRARRVYRERSTAMAAVIVKFVETMNGIRPVRVFRRETANDAEFDGLNRRHERTNGDALLEMARYVVGSRLLANTTVAAVVLWGAYRVADDTLALGVLAASVLYLRRLYDPIDRLGMFLNSAQSAGASLEKIAGLLAQAPSLPEPQAPVSLPARASERPGRSAKFESVSFGYRTGGEILPPFDLAIPAGQTVAVVGSTGAGKSTLAKLLARFHDPSRGRVSLDGVDLRELSVSELRRGVVMVTQEAFLFSGTVADNIAIGRPDATREEIERAAKDIGAHDFIQALPDGYDTDVRKRGGRISAGQRQLVAFARALLADPAVLILDEATSSLDIPGERAVQRAMTTVLAGRTAMVVAHRLSTVEIADRVLVMEGGRIVEDGRPEELIAGTGRFADLHRAWRDSLV
- a CDS encoding ABC transporter ATP-binding protein, which translates into the protein MIDTQADPGIPDRRSGPRYLGWLVREQLGRSLVGALISSVWTALLAVAPYLMSRAIDDGLVTGDLGALSLWVGALLAAGLAGAGLGVMRHRIMTRVRMDANFRTVKVVVGHAVRLGAALRRRVSAGEVVTIGVGDVATIGASLTVVGPGTGAVVAYLVVAALLIPLSGQLAALVLLGLPLIGLVVGPLLGRLLGSETEYRERQSKLTARIGDIAAGLRVLNGLGGKGIVADAFRRDSGRLREQGYRVGSTTSWVQALGVGAPALFVAVVSWLAARQAAGGAITVGELVAVYGYVAVLVGPVSFLIETGYMLSRGLVAARRVVAFLGIEPEPDRGRLDAPTGPAELHDPTSGVRIPPGRFTALAGSRSADAVAVVDRLGRYAPSEATWGGVRLDEVPLARVRERVLVADADADIFAGTFHEVLDSAFAGIGRQDAPPWDAGVRPVAGKHEGAENPVDVPAGAQDAVKPGTPPASHRTRAVHAAAADDIVRGLPDGPDSAVDAGGGNLSGGQRQRLRLARALAADPEVLLAVEPTSALDAHTEATVARRLREIRTGRTTVVTTTSPLVLDRADSVHYLVDGRVAATGTHRELLTTEPGYRALIEREGTDRTEEGVS
- a CDS encoding ABC transporter ATP-binding protein; translated protein: MTTDRLPVAGPSQVRRAAAGLVRAERGPFAGLLTWSALAAAAGLAGPWLLGRIVDEVRAGGGVDTVDRLASAILVCTVAQTLLVRRARWVAHRFGERTLARVRERFVDRALALPASVVERCGTGDLTARGTGDVAAVAVTLRDAGPDLLVNGVQLLFLVGAVLLVDPMLGLVGLLVLAPVWVALRWYLRRARDGYLAEGAAGSDVAEALASTVAGARTVEAFGLRERRVAVSRGALETARRARLHTLYLRTVFFLAIGVCEVMPVGGVLVVGGLLQGRGGPSLGAVVAAALYFQQLRTPLGEILVRVEEIQSGSAAFARVEGLAGTPRAETDRPDAVPTHDRFDVTGARYAYERGGEVLRGVDLTVRPGERLAVVGPSGAGKTTLSRLLAGVDAPTAGSVTVGGVPVADLSPERLRRQVVLVTQEHHVFLGTVRDNLLIADPSATDERLWAALAAVGADSWVRSLPGGLDAEPSRGAEGPDGSMAQQLALARVVLADPHTVVLDEATALLDPATARNTERALAAVLKGRTVIAVAHRLHTAHEADRVAVMTEGRLAELGSHEELVAADGAYAALWRSWHGEPPVTAGHHRSV
- a CDS encoding M4 family metallopeptidase, encoding MSSSSPHRRTPHTPGRRSRRPRTAAVALAGVAALIAAAVQTGTATAAPSAAPVPGAAPADLTPAERTELVREADAATADTAEDLGLAAEERLVVRDVTKDRDGTLHTRYERTVSGLPVLGGDLVVATSADGRTESVVKASPNPVRPATTTPKITAAKAERQAVSAAEDAGAEQAAPEGSPRKVVWAAEGEAILAYETVVGGFQEDGTPNELHVVTDAASGEKLYEYQAVHNGTGHTVYSGTVDLTSTRSGSTYTLTDGDRGDHRTYNLNRGTSGTGTLFSGSDDVWGDGTTSNLESAGADAHYGAALTWDYYKDVHGRDGIRGDGVGAYSRVHYGNAYVNAFWSDSCFCMTYGDGRGNANPLTSIDVAAHEMTHGLTSNTANLRYSGESGGLNEATSDIFGATVEFYADNAEDVGDYFVGEEIDIRGNGTPLRYMDKPSKDGASKDYWYSGIGSIDVHYSSGPANHFFYLLSEGSGTKTINGVTYDSPTSDGLPVTGIGRDKAEQIWFKALTTQFTSTTNYAGARTGTLAVAGDLYGTDSAEYKAVQDAWAGVNVGDRSDGGGTGGDSYESTTDVAIPDNGAAVTSALTVSDRAGNAPSDLRVTVDIVHTWRGDLQIDLLAPDGTAYRLKDTDSSDSADDVNETYTVDASSETANGTWRLQVQDRADWDTGHISGFKLTFP